One region of Lytechinus pictus isolate F3 Inbred chromosome 8, Lp3.0, whole genome shotgun sequence genomic DNA includes:
- the LOC135154946 gene encoding uncharacterized protein LOC135154946, with translation MADDRTEDPTLLTKLEGVKIFDKPSREMIGPSKVKETMGQRISLHQQKKTSGSSQVKEPTEVNLRGQAPIQLKFPNELIDAIHDTRRLHVFTSDHSYLYHTRRGKIGRNPRLEEYTTKISGIKYGMELRMSWTVDGTWIIFKHESPLHLQEMISALVPLCQAVEHITIAYHFDEYIHAHGSMPFIPMKSVLTLCLHIRYLKATLQDMLLTVSNCFPNAKSLALDGVRVLRYYSTDVSPSNVPTHRLHSDTPLSSLRRLEIRTEYVSDTLGTLFLSISSSCQNIESLTVESYKTLKWEKSSTAMKSCKLPNLTDIHLKSHWSHEHYALQLITDFLHVGRAMSPSLKFVKVESVRLRDVVMESVEWSRTSSECGLQIKGALAESVELLLDKFLYFGLSPIAELRKSVAAPITELIDLTTSDFKEVTVLTLVSCKIDFGQSESKSLQSPKELGTLREIRFVGSENPLSESDKNKLSELYPNVKLTEKQESQESSEESQEGEGIPSKLDKASSQSLKTSAIDKLAEIKVECHKDTGSQNPEGGEEEISWQEKEEEFDVNKGSLSNESVPDEGDVETTKKECCKRVGADGGKLQLKSFGIELEIPPGAIDSKEPQEISLRVLTDTPNLGDTKEEMSVCFSVQTLAPSDLVLRLPVTYTIPHCAVAARYSSLEAVLYTGEGEYTSDAEVNERILLTRSGIPNCIIEKDVLRLQMDHFSWFSLRLIKSLLFRGKQMCCLPFTEKPPPERKVPVILRVHLYDDIKGKEEVSILPKNVISKYLTVGIFAKQT, from the exons ttggAAGGGGTAAAGATATTTGACAAGCCATCGAGGGAAATGATTGGTCCATCAAAG gttAAAGAGACAATGGGACAAAGGATATCACTGCATCAACAGAAAAAAACGTCTGGTTCATCCCAG GTCAAAGAGCCGACAGAAGTAAACCTACGAGGCCAGGCACCGATACAATTAAAGTTT CCAAATGAGTTAATTGACGCCATTCACGACACACGGAGACTGCATGTTTTTACCAGTGACCACTCGTACTTGTATCATACTCGCCGTGGAAAAATCGGTCGCAACCCAAGGCTTGAAGAATATACTA CCAAGATCTCTGGTATTAAATATGGAATGGAATTACGTATGTCTTGGACTGTGGATGGAACTTGGATAATATTTAAACATGAATCACCACTACATCTCCAAGAAATGATCTCTGCATTGGTTCCATTGTGTCAAGCAGTGGAACATATTACTATTGCCTATCATTTCGATGAGTATATTCATGCACATGGATCAATGCCTTTCATTCCAATGAAATCAGTCCTCACTTTATGCCTCCACATAAGATACTTGAAGGCAACACTCCAAGATATGTTACTGACTGTAAGTAATTGTTTTCCAAATGCAAAGAGTCTGGCGCTGGATGGCGTAAGAGTTTTACGCTACTACAGCACAGATGTGTCTCCCTCTAACGTCCCTACTCACAGACTCCACTCCGACACGCCGCTGTCTTCATTGAGAAGATTAGAAATACGTACCGAATATGTCTCAGATACTCTTGGCACCCTCTTTCTCTCCATTTCTTCTTCCTGTCAAAACATTGAATCACTCACCGTCGAAAGCTATAAAACTCTCAAATGGGAGAAGTCAAGCACAGCCATGAAATCATGCAAATTACCTAATCTGACTGATATCCATCTTAAATCTCATTGGTCTCACGAGCACTACGCACTTCAATTGATAACAGActttctacatgtaggtcgTGCGATGAGTCCTAGTTTGAAGTTTGTCAAAGTAGAAAGTGTACGGCTAAGAGATGTAGTAATGGAGAGTGTTGAATGGTCCCGAACATCTTCAGAGTGTGGGTTGCAAATTAAAGGTGCATTAGCGGAAAGTGTAGAGCTCCTACTGGAcaaatttttatactttggttTGTCACCAATAGCCGAATTGCGAAAGTCAGTAGCTGCACCAATAACTGAGTTAATTGATCTTACAACTAGTGACTTTAAAGAGGTTACTGTCCTTACACTTGTCAGTTGCAAGATTGATTTCGGTCAGTCTGAAAGTAAGTCCCTGCAAAGCCCGAAGGAACTTGGTACTCTGCGGGAAATCAGGTTCGTTGGTTCAGAAAACCCACTTTCCGAATCTGACAAGAACAAACTTTCGGAGTTGTATCCTAATGTCAAATTGACTGAAAAACAGGAGAGTCAGGAGTCATCTGAAGAATCTCAGGAGGGTGAAGGGATACCTTCCAAGTTGGACAAAGCCTCCTCTCAATCACTCAAGACATCTGCCATAG acaAACTTGCTGAGATAAAGGTTGAATGTCATAAAGACACAGGCTCACAGAACCCTGAAGGTGGAGAAGAAGAAATATCATGgcaagaaaaggaagaggaattTGACGTCAACAAAGGAAGCCTGTCAAATGAATCAG tACCCGATGAAGGAGATGTCGAAACAACCAAGAAAGAGTGCTGCAAGAGAGTTGGAGCTGATGGGGGCAAACTTCAGCTAAAATCCTTTGGGATTGAACTTGAGATACCTCCTGGTGCAATCGACAGCAAAGAGCCACAGGAAATCTCTCTTCGTGTCCTGACCGATACTCCTAATCTTGGTGACACCAAAGAGGAGATGTCAGTCTGCTTCAGTGTACAGACCTTAGCTCCTAGTGACTTAGTGCTGAGGTTACCGGTGACTTACACAATACCTCATTGCGCTGTTGCAGCACGGTACTCCAGTTTAGAGGCAGTCCTATACACAGGAGAGGGGGAATATACATCGG ATGCTGAAGTCAATGAACGAATCCTACTTACAAGGTCAGGAATACCAAACTGTATCATCGAGAAAGATGTTCTAAGACTGCAGATGGATCATTTCTCTTGGTTTAGCTTGAGATTGATCAAGAGTTTGCTCTTCAGAGGGAAACAAATGTGTTGTTTGCCATTTACCGAGAAGCCTCCACCAGAGAGAAAGGTGCCCGTCATTTTACGCGTACATCTCTATGATGACATCAAAGGGAAAGAAGAGGTATCAATTCTTCCGAAAAACGtcatttctaaatatttgaCGGTTGGAATCTTTGCAAAACAAACTTAA